A stretch of Campylobacter gracilis DNA encodes these proteins:
- a CDS encoding SDR family NAD(P)-dependent oxidoreductase, with product MENQIWLITAATGGFGESLAKYALSRGDKVVATSRTMKKLNEKFGGESENFLPFELKFEGDLQAKFKALIEATQKKFGRIDNLVNNAGYGLLGIVEETGEADLRTQFEINVFAPFLLTQAALKLMRPQAIKDGGSEEKVVARIFNLSSIGGFRTSGASTPYCMSKFAVSALSEGLNLELNQFGIRAINVMPTGFRTEFLGESLKTGAGAIKDYNEFRSATIEKFKAYNGKQPGNPATFGPVMFEISRQTMPAQYLFMGSSAFKNAEQKMALVMADMKDTRSIAGEAMDFKDATESAFDKRNK from the coding sequence ATGGAAAATCAGATTTGGCTTATCACGGCCGCTACGGGCGGCTTTGGGGAGAGTTTGGCAAAATATGCTCTAAGTAGAGGCGATAAGGTCGTCGCTACGTCAAGAACGATGAAGAAATTAAATGAGAAATTCGGCGGCGAGAGTGAGAATTTTTTGCCGTTTGAGTTAAAATTCGAAGGCGATCTGCAAGCTAAATTTAAAGCTCTGATAGAGGCGACGCAGAAAAAATTCGGCCGCATCGATAACCTCGTGAATAACGCCGGATACGGGCTTTTAGGCATAGTCGAGGAGACTGGTGAGGCCGATTTAAGGACACAGTTTGAGATAAACGTCTTTGCGCCGTTTTTACTAACACAGGCTGCGCTTAAACTAATGCGTCCGCAAGCGATAAAAGATGGCGGTAGCGAAGAGAAGGTTGTCGCTCGTATCTTTAATCTAAGCTCGATCGGCGGCTTTCGTACGAGCGGGGCTAGTACGCCTTATTGTATGAGTAAATTTGCTGTTTCCGCGCTTAGCGAGGGGCTAAATTTGGAGTTAAATCAGTTCGGTATCCGCGCGATAAATGTCATGCCAACGGGCTTTAGGACAGAATTTTTAGGCGAGAGCCTCAAAACCGGTGCGGGCGCGATCAAGGACTACAATGAGTTTAGAAGCGCTACTATCGAGAAATTTAAGGCTTACAACGGCAAACAGCCGGGCAACCCGGCGACCTTTGGGCCCGTGATGTTTGAGATCTCGCGCCAGACTATGCCTGCACAGTATCTTTTTATGGGCTCAAGCGCCTTTAAAAACGCCGAGCAAAAAATGGCGCTCGTGATGGCGGATATGAAGGACACAAGAAGCATCGCAGGAGAGGCGATGGACTTTAAGGACGCGACGGAGTCGGCGTTTGATAAGAGAAATAAATAG
- a CDS encoding carboxymuconolactone decarboxylase family protein codes for MVNFNELPHAAKLNGALSDKQLALVSVAAYAAAGDADKLKGALQNALKAGLSVSQIREALSHQSAYIGFPMGLNGLIVFNNLVKEREAAGIKDEAGKDASPVAADSDFYALGEQTQKYIFGSDYSGTVLFDAPAADHGLKAYLFGYLFSRDNLGFLEREIITVSTLAALNGVNMQLKSHLIGARNLGVTGEQFERIFKILGECVGEAKAQNARDVLKSL; via the coding sequence ATGGTAAATTTTAACGAGCTTCCGCACGCGGCAAAGCTAAACGGGGCGCTTAGCGATAAACAGCTAGCGCTCGTTAGCGTGGCTGCTTATGCGGCGGCGGGCGATGCGGACAAACTAAAAGGCGCGCTGCAAAATGCTCTAAAAGCAGGGCTTAGCGTGAGCCAAATTAGAGAGGCGCTCTCGCATCAAAGCGCTTACATCGGCTTTCCGATGGGTTTAAACGGATTGATAGTTTTTAATAACCTCGTAAAAGAGCGCGAGGCGGCGGGTATTAAAGACGAAGCCGGCAAAGACGCGAGCCCGGTTGCTGCGGACAGCGATTTTTACGCGCTTGGCGAGCAGACGCAAAAATACATCTTTGGGAGCGATTATTCTGGTACGGTACTTTTTGACGCGCCTGCAGCCGATCACGGACTAAAGGCCTATCTTTTCGGCTATCTTTTTAGCAGGGATAATTTAGGCTTTTTAGAGCGCGAGATTATCACCGTCTCGACACTAGCGGCGTTAAATGGCGTCAATATGCAGCTAAAATCGCACCTAATCGGAGCTAGAAATTTAGGCGTAACAGGCGAGCAATTCGAGAGAATTTTTAAAATTTTAGGTGAATGCGTAGGCGAAGCAAAGGCGCAAAACGCAAGAGATGTTCTAAAAAGTCTTTAG
- a CDS encoding NAD(P)H-dependent oxidoreductase: MVVFQFPFFWYSVPSLMQKWLEDVFVHGFSHGRTGDKLRGKKLVISFTSGAPEEMYQKAGLQNYEIDEFLPPLKQTANMCGMQFSGVVYSGGLSYQSRHDEEKLAVMHQKAILHAKRVAELVKNL; the protein is encoded by the coding sequence ATAGTCGTGTTTCAATTTCCGTTTTTTTGGTATAGCGTGCCGTCTTTAATGCAAAAGTGGCTCGAGGATGTCTTCGTACACGGCTTTTCACACGGGCGAACGGGCGATAAACTAAGAGGCAAAAAGCTCGTCATCTCCTTTACAAGCGGCGCGCCGGAGGAGATGTATCAAAAAGCTGGCTTGCAAAACTACGAAATTGATGAATTTTTACCGCCGCTAAAACAGACTGCAAATATGTGCGGTATGCAGTTTTCGGGAGTCGTGTATAGCGGCGGACTATCGTATCAGAGCCGTCACGACGAAGAAAAGCTCGCCGTAATGCACCAAAAGGCTATTTTGCATGCAAAACGCGTTGCCGAGCTAGTAAAAAATTTGTAG
- a CDS encoding cupin domain-containing protein: MQNTQILVKKDELSVYDEVSDKIFAGGLPKVTLLFGATPYANAGAALVHFPRGVRTAWHTHPAGQNLIVTKGKIYTGTADGIVQIARAGDVVLCPPDVKHWHGAGLQEDGEHIAVTFEKDGKNVTWLEHLSEDEYKSLIEKADAKDAE, encoded by the coding sequence ATGCAAAACACTCAAATTTTAGTTAAAAAAGATGAGCTGTCCGTCTATGACGAGGTGAGCGATAAAATTTTTGCAGGCGGTCTGCCTAAGGTCACGCTGCTTTTCGGCGCAACGCCTTATGCAAACGCAGGAGCAGCGCTAGTGCATTTTCCGCGTGGAGTACGTACGGCATGGCACACGCATCCCGCGGGGCAGAATTTAATCGTAACGAAGGGCAAAATTTACACCGGCACGGCGGACGGCATCGTGCAAATCGCTCGTGCTGGCGATGTAGTGCTCTGTCCGCCTGACGTCAAACACTGGCACGGAGCCGGACTGCAAGAAGACGGCGAGCATATCGCAGTGACCTTTGAAAAGGACGGCAAAAACGTAACGTGGCTGGAGCATCTAAGCGAAGATGAGTATAAAAGCCTCATCGAAAAAGCGGACGCAAAGGACGCGGAGTAG
- a CDS encoding Imm10 family immunity protein: protein MFRLNFKTGIVTTSKNSAENYYMIGLADDKYDYKNYLLFQRPIKLGRYEDADAPHNGLYAECNGDICYNGCKAVKITSELIVFEVQDSVIDMDIHGVKIPKRFIQYCKEIFGDLLSIEG, encoded by the coding sequence ATGTTTAGGCTAAATTTTAAAACGGGTATCGTGACCACTTCCAAAAACAGTGCCGAGAATTATTATATGATAGGCCTTGCGGACGATAAGTACGACTATAAGAACTATCTGCTTTTCCAAAGACCGATCAAGCTCGGGCGGTACGAGGACGCAGACGCGCCGCATAACGGCTTATACGCAGAGTGCAATGGCGATATATGCTATAACGGCTGTAAGGCTGTGAAAATCACTAGCGAGCTTATCGTTTTTGAAGTCCAAGACAGCGTCATCGACATGGATATCCACGGCGTTAAAATTCCTAAACGTTTCATTCAGTATTGTAAAGAAATTTTCGGCGATCTGCTTAGCATCGAGGGATAA
- the purM gene encoding phosphoribosylformylglycinamidine cyclo-ligase codes for MISYKDAGVDIDAGNDFVNAIKPFVKATQTPHVLGGIGSFSGAVRLPAGYKKPAILGATDGVGTKLRLAIDARKFEGVGQDLVAMCVNDLICNFAEPLFFLDYYATAKLETRDAKEVVKSIAEGCKLARCALIGGETAEMPSMYEKGDFDLAGFAVGIAEEDEIDRSKFVREGDVLIALPSSGLHSNGFSLARKVVAELGLKFDDKVGNRTLIDVLLEPTRIYVGDFLNLKDKIHALAHITGGGIVENLPRVFPEGLGAKIEHAAIRTPEIFKIIAQKVEPAEMMRTFNMGVGMIVVAPKQNADFVLANTDGYVIGEVVKGQGAQLV; via the coding sequence TTGATAAGCTACAAAGACGCTGGCGTCGATATAGACGCGGGAAATGACTTCGTAAACGCGATAAAACCGTTCGTCAAAGCTACGCAAACTCCGCACGTTTTGGGCGGTATCGGCTCGTTTTCAGGCGCGGTGAGACTGCCCGCAGGCTACAAAAAGCCCGCGATCCTAGGCGCCACCGACGGCGTGGGCACAAAGCTGCGACTCGCGATCGACGCGCGCAAATTTGAGGGCGTGGGGCAGGATCTCGTCGCGATGTGTGTAAACGACCTCATCTGCAACTTTGCTGAGCCGCTATTTTTCCTCGACTACTATGCGACGGCGAAACTCGAGACCCGTGACGCCAAAGAGGTCGTAAAAAGCATCGCCGAGGGCTGCAAACTCGCCCGCTGCGCGCTGATCGGCGGCGAAACGGCGGAGATGCCCTCTATGTATGAGAAAGGCGACTTCGACCTTGCAGGCTTTGCCGTGGGTATCGCCGAAGAGGACGAGATCGACCGCTCAAAATTCGTCCGTGAGGGCGACGTGCTCATCGCGCTTCCTAGCAGCGGCCTACACTCAAATGGTTTCTCGCTCGCGCGAAAAGTGGTCGCCGAGCTGGGACTAAAATTTGACGACAAGGTAGGCAATCGCACGCTCATCGACGTGCTTTTGGAGCCGACTAGGATTTACGTCGGCGACTTTTTAAATTTAAAAGACAAGATCCACGCGCTCGCGCACATCACGGGCGGCGGCATCGTGGAAAATCTGCCGCGCGTATTCCCTGAGGGGCTGGGTGCGAAGATCGAGCATGCCGCGATCCGTACGCCTGAGATCTTTAAAATCATCGCGCAAAAAGTGGAGCCGGCCGAAATGATGAGGACGTTCAATATGGGCGTAGGCATGATCGTCGTAGCGCCGAAGCAAAACGCGGACTTTGTGCTTGCTAACACCGACGGCTACGTTATCGGAGAGGTCGTAAAGGGGCAGGGCGCGCAGCTCGTGTAG
- the coaE gene encoding dephospho-CoA kinase (Dephospho-CoA kinase (CoaE) performs the final step in coenzyme A biosynthesis.), with amino-acid sequence MKFKHAVVITGSIGSGKSAVCELLAGRGFETIDADQISHCVLDHCTAQVAEIFGAQYVVQKDAQAKNLSSHAESNANSVEEILSASRASVDRKKLGELVFKNPAELAKLEALLHPKIAAEILSQAQALEAKEKIYFVDIPLFFEGKRYEFFDKVAVVYAPKDTLISRVMKRNGLDHAAAKHRVELQMDIEQKRAMADFVIDNGGDLAALKTAVERFLKELKDKI; translated from the coding sequence TTGAAATTTAAACACGCAGTCGTCATCACGGGCAGCATCGGCAGCGGTAAGAGCGCGGTTTGCGAGCTGCTTGCTGGGCGCGGATTTGAGACCATCGACGCCGATCAAATTTCGCACTGCGTCCTTGATCACTGCACCGCGCAGGTGGCTGAAATTTTCGGCGCGCAATATGTCGTGCAAAAAGACGCGCAGGCTAAAAATTTGAGTTCGCATGCAGAATCCAACGCCAATTCGGTTGAGGAAATTTTATCCGCCTCCCGCGCTTCAGTGGATCGCAAAAAGCTGGGCGAGCTTGTGTTCAAAAACCCTGCGGAGCTTGCGAAGCTCGAAGCGCTACTGCATCCAAAGATAGCGGCTGAAATTTTATCGCAGGCGCAGGCTTTGGAGGCGAAAGAAAAGATTTATTTCGTCGATATTCCGCTGTTTTTTGAGGGCAAGAGGTATGAGTTTTTTGATAAAGTAGCGGTCGTTTATGCGCCTAAAGATACGCTAATTTCGCGCGTGATGAAGCGAAACGGGCTGGATCATGCCGCCGCAAAGCACCGCGTGGAGCTGCAGATGGATATAGAGCAAAAGCGCGCCATGGCGGACTTTGTGATAGATAACGGAGGCGATCTTGCCGCGCTTAAGACCGCAGTGGAGAGATTTTTAAAAGAGCTAAAAGATAAAATTTAG
- a CDS encoding tetratricopeptide repeat protein, producing the protein MRIGSRAQSGAKFQKFKSAPLKERLKFTARAVLLSALFATGAAAEIDDLRKSCAAGSEIDCKKLSRVINELQRNCDAGGEENALDCANLGYAYDSNRSFRQAARYYDRACKLGEQKGCVYLGLLYNDGQGVTQDRKRANELFGDACKKNSSEGCASLAYNYKKGLGVYPDTKKAIELLIKACKMGQVEACHNLGLSYVLGDGVKKDADRARTFFTRACEQGHADSCVNLGVTYFKGDGGQKDHALAAKYFSEACEKSDEPLACSNLAYQYKKGWGVAKDKKRARELYEKACKLGRFDACEHLKAMR; encoded by the coding sequence ATGAGGATCGGTAGCCGCGCCCAAAGCGGCGCTAAATTTCAAAAATTTAAAAGCGCACCGCTTAAAGAGCGATTGAAATTTACGGCGCGAGCGGTTCTGCTCTCTGCGCTGTTTGCGACGGGCGCTGCGGCGGAGATCGACGATCTAAGAAAGAGCTGCGCCGCGGGGAGCGAGATAGATTGTAAAAAACTAAGCCGCGTGATAAATGAGCTGCAGCGCAACTGCGACGCAGGCGGCGAGGAAAACGCGCTAGATTGCGCAAATTTGGGCTATGCATACGACTCAAATAGGAGCTTCAGGCAAGCCGCGCGCTATTACGACAGGGCGTGCAAGCTCGGCGAGCAGAAGGGCTGCGTCTATTTGGGACTGCTCTACAACGACGGGCAGGGGGTAACGCAGGATCGCAAGAGGGCGAATGAGCTTTTCGGCGACGCCTGCAAGAAAAACAGCAGCGAGGGGTGCGCGAGCCTCGCATACAACTATAAAAAGGGGCTCGGCGTCTATCCAGACACGAAAAAGGCGATCGAGCTTTTGATCAAGGCTTGCAAAATGGGGCAGGTAGAGGCGTGCCATAACCTAGGGCTTAGCTACGTTCTTGGCGACGGCGTGAAAAAAGACGCGGACAGGGCTAGGACATTTTTTACGAGGGCTTGCGAGCAAGGACACGCGGATTCATGCGTAAATTTAGGCGTTACGTATTTCAAGGGCGACGGCGGGCAAAAGGATCACGCGCTTGCTGCGAAGTATTTTAGCGAGGCGTGCGAGAAAAGCGATGAGCCGCTAGCCTGCTCAAATTTAGCGTATCAATATAAAAAGGGCTGGGGCGTAGCGAAAGATAAAAAGAGGGCACGCGAGCTTTATGAAAAGGCTTGCAAGCTCGGAAGATTTGATGCTTGCGAGCATTTAAAGGCTATGAGGTAG
- the dapF gene encoding diaminopimelate epimerase: MKISKYNASGNDFVIFTDSVKADRSKLARELCDRRDGVGADGLIVVLPKFNGIEGINFEWEFYNSDGSSADMCGNGSRAVCMYAYENFLAAQSMKFLSGAGVISGEIFGIFGGNLSESMRGELRNVSFGEIFNLRPNAHALVANVEVMLTRPKRLGESFEEAGLTWYFYNTGVPHLVTFVSDLNEFDAVLARDLREKYNANVNYALVQSRLASKILKVRTFERGVEAETLACGTGMAACFIAGVENMGLASDIRVIPASGETLNLRLGDGGKIYFRGDVRHTFDGEFIGYVE; this comes from the coding sequence ATGAAAATTTCAAAATATAATGCGAGCGGAAATGATTTTGTAATATTTACGGATTCAGTTAAGGCGGATAGATCCAAGCTAGCGCGCGAACTATGCGATAGGCGCGATGGAGTAGGTGCCGACGGGCTCATCGTCGTGCTGCCGAAATTTAACGGTATCGAGGGGATAAACTTTGAGTGGGAATTTTACAATAGCGACGGCAGCAGCGCCGATATGTGCGGCAACGGCTCGCGAGCGGTATGCATGTATGCGTATGAAAATTTCTTGGCCGCGCAGAGTATGAAATTCCTAAGTGGCGCAGGCGTAATTAGCGGCGAAATTTTCGGTATTTTCGGCGGAAATTTGAGTGAGAGCATGCGCGGCGAGCTACGCAATGTAAGCTTTGGCGAGATTTTCAATCTGCGTCCTAATGCTCACGCGTTAGTAGCTAACGTAGAGGTAATGTTAACTCGTCCTAAACGCCTAGGCGAAAGCTTTGAAGAAGCAGGGCTAACGTGGTATTTTTATAACACAGGAGTGCCGCACTTAGTAACTTTTGTTAGCGATCTAAATGAGTTTGATGCCGTGCTGGCCCGCGATCTGCGCGAAAAGTATAACGCTAACGTTAATTATGCGTTAGTTCAAAGTCGCCTCGCAAGCAAAATTTTAAAAGTGCGTACCTTTGAGCGTGGCGTAGAGGCAGAAACGCTTGCATGCGGTACAGGGATGGCGGCATGCTTCATCGCAGGCGTCGAAAATATGGGGCTAGCTTCCGACATCCGCGTGATACCTGCAAGCGGCGAAACGCTAAATTTGCGCTTAGGAGATGGAGGTAAAATTTACTTTCGCGGCGACGTTAGGCATACTTTCGATGGCGAATTTATCGGATACGTGGAGTAG